A single window of Acetivibrio cellulolyticus CD2 DNA harbors:
- a CDS encoding aspartyl-phosphate phosphatase Spo0E family protein, producing MKEDLEVMRKELQNKLNCNELNSDEVLKLSQQLDKLIVEFCKSKPDYNKKCTTKGGSLC from the coding sequence GTGAAAGAGGATTTAGAAGTAATGCGTAAGGAGCTACAGAACAAGTTAAATTGCAATGAATTAAATTCTGATGAGGTTTTAAAATTATCGCAGCAGCTTGACAAATTGATAGTAGAATTTTGCAAAAGCAAGCCTGATTATAACAAAAAATGTACAACTAAAGGAGGGTCTTTATGCTAA